cAAGCTATTCCTCCATGCGCTCCATTGGCCCAGTTTGCAGTGATAGTGCCTGAGAAGCCGCCCCAGCAGGGATGGGATCGGAAGCGTTGGCACTAAAGCCGTCGTCTCACGCTCGGTACTCTGTACGAGATAGAGTTGGGGACGATTTAGAAGTGacaggtacggagtacctcGGCAACGCGGCAGCGGAGTGCTAAAGCACGAGTTGTCCCATCTGCATATGCACGCACCTCCAGAACTGTGATGGGGCCACGCCATGCGGCGATGCGATGCGTGATGCCGAAttgaacagcagcagcagcagcagcaactgggGATATGCTTGAGACGAGAATTGTAGACTCCATGCTGCTTGTGGAAACAAAGCATGATACCTACAGTGCTGTAGTGCCCTCACCCCATGCCCcaaaatagaaaagaagacgcCATTTAGCCCAGTCATCATCGAGCATCAGCCGAATACCGGCAATCCGCAGCGACAGCTGACAAGAAATACGTAATCGGCACGGCGTCGGGCCCTGTCAGCGCCCTCGGCCGGCTGCAAAGGCGAGGGGTTGGCAGAGAATTGCCTAGCAGAGCAGAAAACTGGGCGACAGGCCGGTGACATGCCCTTTTGTCGTTGCTTTTTGCTCGCACTCGCAGACAGAGGCAGCGCCAGCCAACAAGGTGTTGGGGCCTCTAGCAGGGCCTGGGGGCTCCTCAGTGACTGCAGCTAGACGGTTGTAGCACGCTCTCGCAGCGGCGCTAGCGCCTGGATCCCCTAACGCTAACCAGCTAAAAGGTATAAGTTGCGGCGCAGTGCCCTGTACGGGCTGCCCTTTTTCTCGCACCTACACTGTAGACTCCATTCTCCCtccgtactgctgctgctgctaacgGCCAACGCCCGAATCTTACTGGCCCGCGTCGCTCGGACCGGATCAACGCCAAACCTTGAAACTCGAACCTGCCGACAGTGCGGATTGGAAAAATCCTCACAGCCCGGCCTCTCTCTGCTCTGCATTCCTGCAACCCGCTCACCCAAGCATCGCTACCCGCCCGAACGCGACACCACCGCCAAGAGCTCTTCGCCGTCACTGCACGATTCCAGCCTCAGGGAGCATCTTGCCGCTTCGCTGAGTCCCTCTGCGCGCACCATCCCGCCCAACTTTGCTCATCTCCCCCGTTTGAAAAGGCCCGCGCCTTTCGCGTTCGCCACCGTGGCTCAACTCATCGCGATGCCGAATACCCCCccgccggcgctgctgcccccGCCAGAGGGCATCTTCCGGACCTTTGACGACCTGATGGCGTCGGTGCAGCGCGTGGCTAAGGACCAGGGCTACGGCATCGTCAAGCTCCGCGCCTCCAACTATCGCGACGGCAAGCCCACCCGCTACGACCTCGTCTGCGACCGCGGCGGCGTCAAGTACAACAGCACCGCCAAGAAGCGCAACCCGTCCACGCGCAAGATCGACTGTCCCTTCCGCGCAAAGGCCGTCTGCGAGGTCCAGCTGGGAAACCAATGGCGCTTCGCCCTGCAGGAACCGAGACACAACCACGAGCCGCGCGTCCCCTCCGGCACCCCCGGCCAGGAGAACGCTCCCTTGGCGACCTCGATCCGGTCCTTCACCAACAAGCTGGACCGTCTGAGCCACGATATGGCTCAGGGCCTGATGCGGATCGAGCAGCGCCTGGACAACATTGAGAAGCGCATGGAGAATATCGAGGCCCGCGCCGGCGGCTACGAGCCTCGCTTCCAGGCGATAGAACAGCGGCTGCAAGGCATGGAGGGCCCACGCATGGACGGCATGGGCATGGACGATGTCGAATCGCGCCTGTTGGCTTCTACGGTCATGTAGGATTCGATGTCAGCAGCCCTCCGCCTTTAGACGATGAGGTGATGGCTATGACGTGAAGCATGACAGACAGCTATCATcacaaggagaaaaaaaaagacaaaaacaaaaacaacaaaaaacaCAACTCAATCAACTACCCtcgtctttttcttcgtccttttttttacgGATTTATGCgcaattcttctttttttgcgcACTGAAATGAAAAACGCGGGAAAACGACCGCGCATGACTATGGGTTTATTATCAGCGCCTCTCACGACCCGGTCTCGGCTCTATTCTTTGAGAAGAACAGACCCATGAtgacggagaaaaaaaaaagaggggacaGAGTTACGGCTCACGGGTGCGGGCCGCTACAAACAAATCACTGGATGGTTTTTGATGGAAATTTTCGGGGTTTACGGTGGTCCACAAAGGGTGTGATGAACGAATGGCGTTCCGGTCGGATCTTTAGTCTGATGACttgttgttttcttctctttctctctaaACCTTTGCCGTGTATCCTCATGATTACACGTGCCTGGGTTTTCTTCGTTGCTGCTAACGGTTTTCGTTTTGATCTCCCGATTTTGTCTGtatttccccccctttttatgtactggtttttctttttaagatTGTTGCTACGCTCAAGGCGGCGCGTAAATGGAATTGCGAGGGAAGGAAAGGGACAAAGAGGGGAAAGGTCGGGCGGAAATCaaatattttctcttttctgttgTTTGGACGACTCTTTGGTGGTGCTTGTTTTTtatgtcttcttctccggggtgaggagggagagaggctTTGCGCAAAGGCAGGCAAGACGAGGAAACAACAGCACGTGCGCAAAGTAAAACAACAAATCCCCTAGGGAAATATCTTGTTCTATATGAATCCTTgcaattctttctttcttcttgtttctaTGATGGCATGATTCAATCGGCGGTCCACACCCCGTTATATGTCGCCATCATTCAATAACTAACGAATGAGTAACATCTTATGATAGTCTGTGAAGA
The Trichoderma asperellum chromosome 7, complete sequence DNA segment above includes these coding regions:
- a CDS encoding uncharacterized protein (EggNog:ENOG41) — encoded protein: MPNTPPPALLPPPEGIFRTFDDLMASVQRVAKDQGYGIVKLRASNYRDGKPTRYDLVCDRGGVKYNSTAKKRNPSTRKIDCPFRAKAVCEVQLGNQWRFALQEPRHNHEPRVPSGTPGQENAPLATSIRSFTNKLDRLSHDMAQGLMRIEQRLDNIEKRMENIEARAGGYEPRFQAIEQRLQGMEGPRMDGMGMDDVESRLLASTVM